Within Candidatus Delongbacteria bacterium, the genomic segment TTTATCGAATGAATCGTTGAGCATAGATTCATTTTTATCCATTTTCAGGTCTTCAGCAATAAACATCACAATCAAATCTGTTTTGATGTCAAAATCTGTAAAAGACTTTGCATTAACAACAATATCCAGACTTTTAAGTCGAACAGCCATCTTCATCTCCATAATTTATTGAAAATCATAACAACTTGAATATATTTAGTTATATGTATAAAATCAACATTTTATAAAATTAATTTCGTAATAATTGCTTATTTTAGATTGAAATTATAAATTGGTTTATAAATTGAGAGAGATCAAATGTTCGTAAAAACAGGTAAAATGGTAATAGATTTTCTTGAAACAAGTGGCAGACTCACTATAATGTTTTACGATATAGTCATAAATCTTCCAACTGTCTTCAAAAATAAAAAATTGTACTTTGATCAAGCTTATGAAATTGGCATAAGATCATTATTATTGATTATAAGTATAGCTTTCTTTACTGGAGCGGTTACTGCATATCAAAGTGGCGAGCAGATGGTAAAACTCGTTCCGTTAAATTACCTAGGATTGTCAGTTTATAAAATGATGACAATGGAATTGGGTCCAGTTTTAACAGGAATCATAATGGCTGGAAGGTATGGTTCATCTGTTGCTGCAGAACTTGGAACTATGAAAGTTACAGAACAAATTGATGCTTTGGATTCAATGGCGATAAATCCAATCATGTACCTGGCAGTACCTAGATTTCTTGCAACAATGACGATGCTTCCAATAGCTGTAATTTTTGCTGATTTTATCGGGATTTTTGGAGGATATCTAATCTCCAATCTTTTTTTTGATTTAAATTTCTACGACTATTTTAATGAGGTAAACAATCACTTTAGTATTTCCGATATTACTATGGGACTTGTAAAATCAATTTTTTTTGGCTTGATAATCTCTCTAATTGGATGTTTTGTTGGATTTACTACTGAAGGTGGAGCTGAAGGAGTTGGCAAAGCTACAGTAAAAGCTTTTGTTATATCATCGGTTCTGATCCTGATTGCTGACCTGGTCGTAGCAGTAACTTATTTGAAGTGAATATGAATAAAATAATTGAAATAAAAAATATATCAAAA encodes:
- a CDS encoding ABC transporter permease; translation: MVIDFLETSGRLTIMFYDIVINLPTVFKNKKLYFDQAYEIGIRSLLLIISIAFFTGAVTAYQSGEQMVKLVPLNYLGLSVYKMMTMELGPVLTGIIMAGRYGSSVAAELGTMKVTEQIDALDSMAINPIMYLAVPRFLATMTMLPIAVIFADFIGIFGGYLISNLFFDLNFYDYFNEVNNHFSISDITMGLVKSIFFGLIISLIGCFVGFTTEGGAEGVGKATVKAFVISSVLILIADLVVAVTYLK